The genomic interval CTCGGAGCTGTTGCCGGAGGTGCCGTGCTGGGCGCCGCTGACCCCGTATGGTTTCAAGGCATCGTGGATCCGGGCGGTGAGATCCACCTGAATCCCCTGTCCGGTGGCCTCCAGTCCGTGGGTGGTGCCGTTGTTGAGGGCGATCCAGTCGGGAAAAATCCCGTGGGCGTTAAGTCCCCGGATCAGGAAAAGGGCCTCGGCCACCGTCGAAAGCCCGCTTTTGCCCTTGATTTCGCCCACCTCGGTTTCCAGCCCGGCCCACGCGGGAACGGTCGGGATCAGGGCCAGACTGGCCAGCAGGTTCTGATCGTCGGGCAGGTGGGATGCGTCGATGGCGATGGAGGTGATGCCGGCATCGAAAATCGAGGGGATTTCGGTTTTGGCGACCGCGATGTCCCCTTCTTTCTTGATGCCGTAATGGTCCGCGTGAATCGCCACCGGCACCGTGATCCCCAGCTGATTGCAAAGGGCGTCCACCTGGCGCGCGATGTTCCAATAGTTGACCGCACAGTAGGCATTCGCGCCGCCTTCGGAGCGCGCGATTTCAATGATCAGGGCGGCATTGGCCCGCTGGGCGGCCTGCAGGGCCCCATGGATCACAAAATGGCTGCGTCCGTTGGCGGCCATGGCGATCGCCTGGCCTTTGGCCAGCATGGCTCGGTCGATGAATTTACCGCTGACAAGCAGTGCCCGGGAATTGGGGAAGAGCTCTTGAATGTTGGGCGGCCGGCCGATTTTCAGGGCTCTGTCGAAATCTGACATAAACGCGTCCTCCGTGTGGTGGGGTATGGAATGCGAAGATCGGGTTCGAAGCCCCGGCGGGCACCCGGGGCGCCTGCGGCAGGCTCACCTCTTTTCAGGCATAGACGTCGATCAAGCGCCCGATGCAGACGTCGGCCCCGCCGACCGCCTCAAGACGAACCGTGTAGCGCGTGGCACAACCGAAATCGGCCCCGCTGGCGCCGGCCATCGGTTTCAGCTGCACCACTGCGGGGCGTGGGGCCGGCCTGCGTTCCGCAAGTGCGGTAGGCCCTGCGGGGCGGCAGGCCGGCAGGTTTTCGGGCGGCGCGTAGGCCACCGGGGGGAATTGGGTCTTCGGAAAGGAGGCTGTCATAGGGTAACCGTCAAAGGCCTACCGACCACCTTGGGGCCGCGGCCCGGTTCAGGCGTAATCGTAGAGTTGGTATTCGGCCGCTTTTCCTGTCAGGGCGTCGATCTCCTTCTGAACCGCCAGGCGCTCGGGATTTTCAAACCAGTTCCGCCAGTCCTGGAGGGAAAGCCACGTGCTGATGACCAGATATTCGCCCGGATTTTCAATGCTGCGCAGGGTTTCGCCGGAAATGTAGCCGGGCTGATTGGTTGCCAGCGTTCGCATCTTTTTGACCAGGGGCAACAACTCCCGGATTTTATCCGCCGACAAGTGCCTTTTGATGAGAATCTTGATCGCCATTGGACCCCCTTTCGTGTGCCGTGATCCGCACGTTCGCCGCCTTCCGCCGGAGATGAAACCGACCCAAGGGAAAGAAACCCGGCTGATCCCAATTATTTACTGACAACTATAGGAAAGAGCCGCCCCGGGTGTCAAGCGAAAAGCCGCGCCCCCACCCTACCACCGGAGGCTGCGGGCCTGGGGGCAGCGTTTGGATGGCGGCGCGGTGTTCCCGGTTTTCAGCGTCGCACGGCATCGCGATGTCGCCGGATGCAACATAACTAATTGTTAATAAAGTGTATTTGTTCGCCACAACCCCACCATTGAGCGTTTCTTCAAATTTGTTTTGTCAAAACGGCTGTAATTATTATATATGGCGGCCATCCGGGGGGCAGGCCCCGAGAGGGCCCCGCCACAGCCCGTGGGAATGATCGATACCGTGTCGCGCTTGACGGGACCGGCAAATCCAAAACAGACGGCTTAGAGGTGAAATCCCATGGCACACTTACGGTTTCTGGCCCTTTTGGGTGTTTTGTTGCTGCTGACCGCCTGTGGGCCCAAGGTACGCTTGGCCCCCGAGACGATCGCGCCAACTCCCGACCAGTCCCTTCTGGAAACGGCTCGCCGGAATCTGACCGCCGGAGAGGATCTGGAGGCCTTGGTGGCCTTGGACACCCTGGTCGCGCGCTACCCCGACAGCCGCCTGGTGCCCGAGGCGCTGCTGCAGGCTGGCGCCATCCGTACACGGTTGGGAGACATGCACGGCGCCCGGGAGGCCTTCAACCGGGTGGTCACCGACTTTGCCGCAAGCCCCCAGGCGCAGACTGCGGCCGTGGCTTTCCTGCAAACCTATTACCGGGAAGGCCAGTACCAGCGGGTGATCCAAGAAGCGCCGGCGCTTTTCAAACAGCTCACCTCTTCGGAAGATCTGTTCAATGCCTACCTGCTGACCGGCGATGCCCATGGCGCCAGCGACGCCCCGGCCGAGGCCCTGGACTACTACGCCCGGGCCCTGGAACTGGCACCGGAGCGGGTGGAAGCAGTGGCCGAACGTTTGCACCAGGTTCTGCCGAAACTCGATCCGGCGCTGCTCGAAGAACTGCTGGCGAAAACCAGCAACCCCGTCCTGGCCGGCTTTCTGCTCTTTGAACTGGCGCTTCAGCAGGTGAATGCGGGGCAGTATGGGGCGGCTGAGCAGACCCTGGCCGATTTCGAGGCCCGTTTCCCCGGGCATCCGTCCGCGCCCCAGGCGGTGGAACTCCGACAGGCGCTGCAGCAGCGTCTGCCGGCCGATGTGGCGTTGGGCTGCCTGCTGCCGATGAGCGGCGGTTACCGCGACTACGGGGCCCGGGCCCTGAAAGGTATCCAGCTGGCCTTGAGCCGCTATGCGGCGGACAACCCGGAGGCCGGGGTGCGGTTGGTGGTCAAGGACACCGCTTCGGACCCCCGGACGGCGATCACGCGGGTCCAGGAGCTGGCCCAGGAAAAGGTCACGGCGATTGTCGGGCCGCTCGTGACGGCCCCGGAGGCAGCCGCCGAGGCCCAGCTGCTGGGCATCCCGATCATCACCCTGACCCAGAAACAGGACATCGTGGATATCGGGGACTATGTCTTCCGCAATTTTCTCACCCCCCGGATGCAAGCCCGGGCGCTGGCGGCCTATGCCACCCAGACGCTGGGGGTCGGGCGTTTTGCGATTCTCTACCCCGATGAGACCTATGGCAGAACTTTCATGGCCGTCTTCTGGGACGAGGTTCTGGCCCATGGCGGAGAGATTACCGGGCTGGAAGCCTATCCCCCCGAAATGACCGATTTTGCCGACCCCATCAAAAGGCTGAGCGGCCGCTTCTATGACTTCCCGGCAGGCCTTCGCACGCCAGCGCCGGAAACGATCGCCGCCGATGACGGCGATGGGCAGGAGCCGGCGGCCATCATCGACTTCGATGCCGTGTTCATTCCGGACAGCGCCGCGACCGTCGGTTTGATCGTCCCCCAACTGGCCTTCTACGACATCCAGCAGGTGCACCTGCTGGGCACCAACCTGTGGCACTCCCAGCACCTGGTGGAAATCGCCGCGCGCTATGTGCAGGGCGCGTTTCTGACCGACGGCTTCTTCGCCGAGAGTACGGCCCCCGAGGTCTCCCGATTCGCGGCCGACTTCCAGGCGACGTTCGATTCCACGCCGGGCTTCATCGAGGCCATCGCCTATGACTCGGCCATGCTGATTTTCCAGACCGCCGGCGCCCCGGCCATCGACCTGCAGGGCGGCCTGAAGGAACGCCTGGCAACCCTGGAGGGGTATCGCGGCGTGACCGGCCTGACCGCCTTTGAAGCCAATGGCGAGGCGCGCAAAACAGCCTGGCTGCTCACCATCCGCGGTTACCGTTTTGAGGAGATCGGCTACCCCTGAGAGCGCCGGCGGTGGTTTCTCGCGGCTGCCTGACCTGGGCGGCGGCCGCGCATGCCGGCAGCCGGGCCCTGAAAAGACGACGGACCTCCGGTGCAGGCCGGTGGCGCTCAGAGAAGGTCGTAGGCCCTTAAAAACGCCATCAAATCCGCCTCCCACACGGGATCGCGGGCATCGGCCGGGAGGGCGGCGGCATCGCTGGCGATGATGCCCACCCGCTGCAGGATGGTTTT from Desulfobacteraceae bacterium carries:
- a CDS encoding class II fructose-bisphosphate aldolase; translated protein: MSDFDRALKIGRPPNIQELFPNSRALLVSGKFIDRAMLAKGQAIAMAANGRSHFVIHGALQAAQRANAALIIEIARSEGGANAYCAVNYWNIARQVDALCNQLGITVPVAIHADHYGIKKEGDIAVAKTEIPSIFDAGITSIAIDASHLPDDQNLLASLALIPTVPAWAGLETEVGEIKGKSGLSTVAEALFLIRGLNAHGIFPDWIALNNGTTHGLEATGQGIQVDLTARIHDALKPYGVSGAQHGTSGNSSERLREIVARTRTTKANVATALQMVSWGLEVNDYGNARQDESGMFVKLSGEGVSEAIWAEMVAYAEANGLKGGNYKKLNLPFENKLLGQPKAVRQRMVERVEAFVYNMLVNVLNAADTAPMAIDAILAAGSHDPGPKARQIEDLADWTPKKIVAGAASLETDKGEAGDFDD
- a CDS encoding antibiotic biosynthesis monooxygenase, whose protein sequence is MAIKILIKRHLSADKIRELLPLVKKMRTLATNQPGYISGETLRSIENPGEYLVISTWLSLQDWRNWFENPERLAVQKEIDALTGKAAEYQLYDYA
- a CDS encoding ABC transporter substrate-binding protein, producing MAHLRFLALLGVLLLLTACGPKVRLAPETIAPTPDQSLLETARRNLTAGEDLEALVALDTLVARYPDSRLVPEALLQAGAIRTRLGDMHGAREAFNRVVTDFAASPQAQTAAVAFLQTYYREGQYQRVIQEAPALFKQLTSSEDLFNAYLLTGDAHGASDAPAEALDYYARALELAPERVEAVAERLHQVLPKLDPALLEELLAKTSNPVLAGFLLFELALQQVNAGQYGAAEQTLADFEARFPGHPSAPQAVELRQALQQRLPADVALGCLLPMSGGYRDYGARALKGIQLALSRYAADNPEAGVRLVVKDTASDPRTAITRVQELAQEKVTAIVGPLVTAPEAAAEAQLLGIPIITLTQKQDIVDIGDYVFRNFLTPRMQARALAAYATQTLGVGRFAILYPDETYGRTFMAVFWDEVLAHGGEITGLEAYPPEMTDFADPIKRLSGRFYDFPAGLRTPAPETIAADDGDGQEPAAIIDFDAVFIPDSAATVGLIVPQLAFYDIQQVHLLGTNLWHSQHLVEIAARYVQGAFLTDGFFAESTAPEVSRFAADFQATFDSTPGFIEAIAYDSAMLIFQTAGAPAIDLQGGLKERLATLEGYRGVTGLTAFEANGEARKTAWLLTIRGYRFEEIGYP